The nucleotide sequence CGAGACTGAACGCGATCGGCACACCGACTTTCAGCAATCGCCCAAAGCGTTTCCACTCATAACCCGAAAACCAGTGCGCCGGCCATCCCGCGCGCAAACCCGGGGCCAGGTTCACAATCCACCACCACAACACCAGCACCCCGATCGAACGCGAAATGAGAGTCGCGACCCCCGCCCCGGTGAGACCCAGCGCCGGCACTCCGAGATTCCCGTAGATAAAAACCCAGTTCAGGAACACATTGAGCAAGATCCCCAGCACCATCATGACCATCGGTGCCACCGCATGGTCGTGAGACTCGGCATACTGCTTCTTCACCTGAAACCACAGGGTCGGCACCAGCGAAATCGCAATCAACTGGTAGTAGGGATTCACCAACACCAACACCTCCGGCGGTTGCCCGAAACGGTGCAGCTGCGTGCCCACCAAAATCATCAACACGGCGCCCAAGGTGCCCGCCACCGTGCCCAGCAACAGCCCGTGCTGCACCCAACGGGAAACCTCGACCGAGTCATTGGCCCCACGCGCCTGCGACGCCATGATCGTTACGGGAATCATCAAGCCGACCCCCACGATGAAAAACACGCCCCAGATGCTACCCGCAAACGCCGACGCCGCGAGCGCCTCCTTGCTCACCCGACCGATCATCACGCTGTCGGTGACGCTCATGAGCATCTGGCTCAGCTGCCCGACGATGATCGGAGTGGCCAACACGAGCGTGCGACGAGCTTCTTGAAGATAGGAGGACATGGGATCGAAGGAAACGATGACTGTGCGCCGACGCCCGCCGGCGTCACGCCACAAAGACGCTAACGGTCGCAAACGTCACCCCCGCAACCGGTTTCCGCCCTCGCTTCGCCGGTAGGCTTGCTGTCCTTTTCGAGACTTCCCGATAACTTACGCCGTGACCGCCCTCGCCTTGTTTCTCGTCTTAACTGCCGCCGTGCTCCACGCCACGTGGAACCTGGCGGCCAAGCGAGTGGGCAGCGGCCTGCCCTTCGTGTTCGGAGTCGGCGTGATCATGACCGTGATCTACACGCCCATCCTGATCGGTATGGCGGTTTGGCGCGGCGAGGGACTCGGACTCGGCCCCACGGAACTGGGCGTGATCGCCGTCAGCACCGTGCTCAAGACCGGGTATGCGCTGTATCTGCAGCGCGCCTACCGCAGCGGCGATTTCTCGTTCATCTATCCACTGGTGCGCGGTAGTGCGCCCCTGATCGCCACGGCCGGCGCGGTGATTTTCCTCGGCGAGCGCCCCTCATCTCTCGGGCTCATGGGCGGCGCCTTGATCGTGGTGAGCATATTTTTCCTCAGCAACGGCGAACGCCTCTGGCAACGCTCCGCCGACCCGGCCGCTCCACGCCTCGGACGTGCCTTGGGGAACGCGCTGATCGCCGGCAGTTTTATCGCCAGTTACACCGTGTGGGACCGCAACGCCGTCGGATTCCACGACGTCAACCCCGTCGTCTTTGACGGGCTCACCAATATCGGGCTGACCTTGCTCCTGGCCCCGTTTGCCTGGTCGCGACGGACCGCGGTGCGCGAAATCTGGCGCGTCAATCGACGCGAAATGCTCATCATGGCCACGCTGTCGCCCCTCGCCTATGTGCTCGTGCTCACCGCTCTCAGCTTCACCCCGGTCAGCTACGTCGCCCCGGCGCGAGAGTTTAGCATTCTCATCGGCGCCTACCTCG is from Synoicihabitans lomoniglobus and encodes:
- a CDS encoding MATE family efflux transporter yields the protein MSSYLQEARRTLVLATPIIVGQLSQMLMSVTDSVMIGRVSKEALAASAFAGSIWGVFFIVGVGLMIPVTIMASQARGANDSVEVSRWVQHGLLLGTVAGTLGAVLMILVGTQLHRFGQPPEVLVLVNPYYQLIAISLVPTLWFQVKKQYAESHDHAVAPMVMMVLGILLNVFLNWVFIYGNLGVPALGLTGAGVATLISRSIGVLVLWWWIVNLAPGLRAGWPAHWFSGYEWKRFGRLLKVGVPIAFSLVFEAAAFGAAAIMMGWLGATALASHQIAISCAAFTFMIPLGMSMAVSMRVGRAVGEGRQDALRPIGLGAQAMSAIVMGLFAVLFAFEGQWLASGFVSEREVIALAGKLLVVAAVFQLADGAQVVAASALRGLTDVKVPTAITAVAYWGLALPIAYGLGVKSGWGPTGIWTGLAVGLIFAAVALNARFLRMTRTGDTP
- a CDS encoding DMT family transporter; amino-acid sequence: MTALALFLVLTAAVLHATWNLAAKRVGSGLPFVFGVGVIMTVIYTPILIGMAVWRGEGLGLGPTELGVIAVSTVLKTGYALYLQRAYRSGDFSFIYPLVRGSAPLIATAGAVIFLGERPSSLGLMGGALIVVSIFFLSNGERLWQRSADPAAPRLGRALGNALIAGSFIASYTVWDRNAVGFHDVNPVVFDGLTNIGLTLLLAPFAWSRRTAVREIWRVNRREMLIMATLSPLAYVLVLTALSFTPVSYVAPAREFSILIGAYLGARVFREQRSARRLWCALGMVIGLIALAAT